TCTCCAGGGGAGCCATTAAGGATTTTGTTATTGGACTGAAATCGTAATCTTGTGCCATTTCATCGGTTTTCTCCATCTCAATCTCTTCAAATAAAGGCTCCATTGTTTCAAACAGTTTTGATGTCTGTCGAGTTTCGCACCAGGTAGTTAGCTGGAAATGTGTCCGCGTACTGACTGAGTTCTACACACGCCTATATAAAGACGAAATGATGACAcgactgtgacatcacactgCCTTTGATCCGCCTTTTATGATGTCAcgtgtgacatcatcatgtaTGCCTTGGATCTGCGGTCTCGTGGTTTATCACAGTGAACTGCCTTGGCCTGTTGTAGCTACATGCTAATAACTAGAAAACTCCATGGAAATCTTGAGTGCCACGGCGGCCGACGAACTCAAAGACGAACTCAGACGGTCTGCGAAATATGGCCGCACAAATGAGGAGTTCAGGTGTTGCTACGCAAATCTAGAAATTCTACTCCAGCGGAAAATATTGAATTGTGTTAATTAGCTGAGACAAATGTTTGGAAATATTGAACATTAATGACAtgtttattctgtttcatttcGGGAACCTAAAAGTTTAGGAACACAACCTtaattttcacaatttcaattaaaaaataaacatgggAAGCCCAAAACTGACTCACATCTTAAACACCCCACCCGTACACCCGCCGTCAGCTCTGTGTCCCGATTCTCCGTTCTCCCCTAAATCCCGCATACCTGTGCCTGGACGTCTGAACCCGGGGAGGACGTGTCCTCTCCGATATTGGAGACAGGcgcattttttttccccacacaaaAGTTATACCACggaggaaacaaaaatgttttctatacATGGATGGAAACCAATTGAAGGAAGTTTAGAAGGAAGTTTCAGATAGAAAATTCTCTGACCCAGCTTGTAGCTTTTGAATGCTTGTTCTTGAAGCCTACAATTAAATCTGCAGCTTGGGCCACCAGTCAGACACAGTAAACTTTATAATAACATAGAATTATTTCcattaatgatttaaaaaaatgtgtgacatCTAAATTCAAAGTCTTGGTTTTAAGTGCATGAAATGTAGTAATTATGACAGAGTTGATCTTGTGTATGTCAGTTTCATGCCTTCATAACATTTCGAAACGGGAAACTTCATTATGTAACGACTTCTTTTTAACTGTTTCATGTGTGCCATATATGAATGGGTTTATTAAGTCATGACATAGGCCAGATATAAAAACACGAAGTGAGATCTGCGCCTCCTCCTGCGCAGCTTTGTCCTTTGTGAACTCAGAGGCTGACGACACGGCGGAAGTGTCATGGCGGCGCACACTCAGCACAGTCAGGTCCGGCTATAGCGAAACACAACTTGTAATGTCTCTCCCCCTGCGACTTTGGACTTGATATCTACTCAGGGCAGCAGAGGAATCGAAACGTAAGTGTCCTTAGAAGCACGGAGTGTCTGCCTTGGTCTGTGGCAGCGTTAAAGTCCAGtatttcttctgtgtgtgctgtgatttggccacgtgttgctgaattttttgctgtgttgttATCACAAATCTAAGGCTGTGGTGGAAAAGATGCTGTTTAAAGAGGACAGTTGGCACTTACTCACTTAAAATGACTCCCAGCTGTCTATCTCTGAACTTCAAGCGACGCTGTGAtgcatggctttgtttttcCCTTCAATGGGACACTGATTTTCTACATGTTCACCTTTTTATGTGACATACAACAAATTATACTGAGATACTTAAAATCTGCGAAGAAAGCAGCAATTCTTAAGGACACTATACTTataactgtcaaagaaaaacagtgCAGTTAAGTTTAATCTGTTACAGCTGAGGACTTATTGCACATGTTGTCACTTCAACAGTCACAGAAACCTAAGAACCACTTTGTCATGGTCATGTCAATAccttattatttttcaatgcAAACAAACCAAGTATATAGACAATTTATACTATAACCAGATACTCGACCACGTTTGTGAATAAGGAGCCTATGAGAAATGATCTTGAGTAACTAGTACATTGATTGACTTGCTTACTGAAAGAAATTAACTAGCATCTATCTCTACAACTGATTTAACCTTTTACTAGCACAGCCATTTTTGAGCAAGGACGATCAAATATTTGCAGTGATTCAAATTTGTTGCTTCTCTTTGCCACAACCAATAGTAAACTGATTGTCTTTGGATTTTGTGCTGTAGAtcacaaaaaacagacatttcaatATGACACTGTTCCTCAAATGAACATCAAACTGaccttttcatttctctttttgtggcattttgaacacacaagaacaaaaaactaaatcaatacTGAAAGTCATTGTTTAGTTGGAGCTCTATTAGTTCAATATGATACTCACGacaataaacataaaaactACAATGTTTCCAGATTAAAATGGCCGATTCAGGCTCAAATGATCCAAGTGGCCAGCGTGTGCCAGTTGCTGGAGGGAACAGTATGGGACTGCTGGGCCGCCGACCGTCAGCCGGCATCTCAACGGGTCGCCTCCCTTCAATGCGATCAAGAGACCTAACCCTTGGAGGAGTGAAAAAGGTACTTTACTTCGCTAGACATTGTGTtcagttaataataaatacatacgGTAAATTATGTATTAATCATTTGCTGATATATTTCAATTTTCTGAAAGTTGAGACCagcttttgtttatgttttctgttttgtttctttttttctctttagaaAACGTTTACACCCAACATTATTGGCAGAAAAGCCAAAGAGGAGTAAGTTCATAATTGCtgttagaggaaaataaatgtccTAGAGTAAATGTATAGAACCATATTTCTAACTGTTTAACTGTAATTTACTCTCATGACAGAACAAAAGTTGAAGATGtacaaaggaaagagagaaaggataATGAACGAGGTCGTGGTCCGAGAGAACGAGGCAGGGGCCGAGGTCGTGGAGAAGTCATCCAATCCCACTCTATTTTTGAGCAGGGGCCagctgagatgatgatgaaaaagagAGGTAAATTTAATCTGGATAACAAATCTCTTACAGCTTACAAGTTTGTTttgggtttagttttttttttttttttttttattaatacaaTTTAGTGAGTTTGACTCTTAAACACAGGTAGCTATGAAAGTGAGAGAGATGCTCCAAGCATAGGGCCTTCACCCATCATCAATattaaaaaggagaagagggagacTGAGGAAGAGACCAAAGAGATCCTTCGCAGTCTGGAGCGAGACAACGTGAGTCCTGGTTGTTTGTCGCCTTTAATAAGTCTTTCTTTCTCATGTCTTCCCCATGAATTTAACTTCCTCTTCCTATTGGCTTCGCTCAGTTTATAGACGATCCCTTCCTGAAGAGTGAACAGAGGAGCTGCCCTGTCCAGCTTCCCCTCGCTGTATCAGGCTGGGGATTCAAGGAAGAATTTAGTGAATCTTCAGTAAAAATCGAGAAGGTTGAGGATGATTGTGAAGTTATGGAGCCTGTGGTCAAAGGTAATGGCAGTTTTGGGGGGCAGGTTTGACAGCTTCACTTTGATATTTCAAATAGCTTgtgaaagcaggaaaataatTCAGATCGTGCTTGCATACATAGCTGCTCTCTCAAAATACATATTATCCTCTCTTCAGTCAAACAGGAGCcagaggaaatggaaataaagaaGACAGAGGCAACTTTCAAGCCTCCTCCACTACCTGAACCTGATATTCTTCCAGACTTGCTGCAAAGATGGAGTCTGAGCAAGGATGAGGAACTTTTATTTGTGCAGCTGCCTGACTCATTGCCTGGACAGCCTCCCACCACGGAGCACAAGCCAATGAAGACAGAGGTGCAATCAGAGGATGGACAGTCTGTTCTTCTGAAAACAGAGTCTCAGGTAAATACAGTCGTCATCTGTGTGTTAAATACATGATACTATTGAGGTAATATGAGGCATTTTGATCttaaacaggaagaagaaactgaagacAACAGTTGCAATCTGAAAGATCTGCGGGAAGGTCTTATAGGAAAGATGTTGGTGAGGAAGTCTGGCCGGGTACAACTCATACTGGGAGACGTGACTCTTAATGTATCTCTGGGAACATCATGTGCTTTTCTTCAGGTATGATTGTAGGATATTCATTAAAGTGACTCTCTCTACATCAGTTATCTTTTCtatatattttcagtttcaacacatttttctttccgtttcactgttatttatttaatatagaATAAATATTTACTCTCAGAACTATGACatgctttttctctgcttccccACCCCTGCTGTCACAGGAGCTTGTCTCTATAGGTACAGAAGGAAGGACAGGTGATTTGACTGTGTTaggaaaaatgaaacacaaaatggtTTGTTCCCCCGACTTTGAGGCTCTCCTGGAGGGCAGTGCTTGATGCTGATCAGCCTCCTTAAGCTTGATGGATGCACTTGTGATATATGGTGATGACAAAATTCTCACTGTTACTATGGACTGCCCCCTTAGAGCTTGACATCTAATACATGCCTATCCTTTGAGTTTACAGAATGTGGCTATAATTGCATATCGAAATACAATATCTGTAAATAAGGAACATAACTGAGGTCTTATTTGCTTCTTGAGGAACAGCAGTGTTAATTTATGGTTGAAAGAATGAATGGCGTGCCAAATAtcaatttaattttcaattCACAATCTGAAATTACTTGAGATTGTACATGGatgtaaatgtgtgaataaaGAAGTTTTTGGTATTAGTATCAAATTATTAAATTGCTTtcttcacttaaaaaaaaaaggaaaataaataaatatatataaatatatatatatatatatatatatattttttaaacttatcAAAGAAAACCAATATTTTTAAGTGAAGactaattaatatatatatatttctttgaTAAGTTTAAAATTGTTGTTGACTATGatggttttttttgggggggggtttgttctttttcatgaaaacatgtGCCAATTAATGGCATGAGgagtaaatgtgaaaaagcaTTTATAAGCAGTATATAAACATTCAATAACTAGTTTACATACATACTATGAAGAAGCTCTAACCATCTATACACTAGTTGTCATAATGT
The nucleotide sequence above comes from Echeneis naucrates chromosome 9, fEcheNa1.1, whole genome shotgun sequence. Encoded proteins:
- the polr3d gene encoding DNA-directed RNA polymerase III subunit RPC4, with protein sequence MADSGSNDPSGQRVPVAGGNSMGLLGRRPSAGISTGRLPSMRSRDLTLGGVKKKTFTPNIIGRKAKEETKVEDVQRKERKDNERGRGPRERGRGRGRGEVIQSHSIFEQGPAEMMMKKRGSYESERDAPSIGPSPIINIKKEKRETEEETKEILRSLERDNFIDDPFLKSEQRSCPVQLPLAVSGWGFKEEFSESSVKIEKVEDDCEVMEPVVKVKQEPEEMEIKKTEATFKPPPLPEPDILPDLLQRWSLSKDEELLFVQLPDSLPGQPPTTEHKPMKTEVQSEDGQSVLLKTESQEEETEDNSCNLKDLREGLIGKMLVRKSGRVQLILGDVTLNVSLGTSCAFLQELVSIGTEGRTGDLTVLGKMKHKMVCSPDFEALLEGSA